The sequence TTCTACTGTGAGCGATCCAGGGACTGGAGAATTTAGCATCATCCTTCCTTATGAAGAAAACTATGGATTTTATGGCGAAAAGGAAGGATACCTTCCAGTCTCACAAAACCTAAATTTGGTGGGAAAAGAAAAAGAAGACAAAGAAAAAACGGTCCTTCTTGTCCTTCCCAAATTGAAAAAAGGAAATCAAATTGTGATGAACAATTTGTTCTTTGCTTTCCGATCTGCTGAACTCACCAAAGAATCAGAGCCAGAACTAGACAGATTGGCAGGAATTTTACGAAAATCAGCCAATTTGAAGATTCTCATCGAAGGGCATACGGACAATGTCGGAACCAAATCGGCCAACCAAAAGATGTCTTTGGAAAGAGCAAATTCGGTTGCTAATTATTTGAAGTCTAAACATAAAATAGAAGAAACGCGGATTGCTGTGGTGGGATTTGGTCCCACGGTGCCGTTAGCGGACAATCAGACCGAAGAAGGTCGTGGGACAAACCGAAGGGTAGTCTTTAAAATTTCGGAAGAGTAACCAGTGGACATTAAAAATATCAATATTCCCAAAGTCAATGTAGACACCCAGAAAATGATGGGTGCTGTCGATGGACTCGTAGACAAAATTCCTTCCCAAGTCCAAGACTTACTCAAAAAAATTGCCATCTCGCTTTTTGTATTTTTTCTCATCATGGCAATCTATGTGGGTTGGACCAATGGTTGGGAAAATGCCAAACCCCAAGGGATGCAACTGGCTCAAGATACCAGAAGTTTGTTTCTTTTGGAGATTGAAAGGGATTACAATCGGAAACGAAAAGATGTTCGAATGTCCGATCCGGAAGATTTAAAATATGAATCCAATCGTCGGATGCAATTTGATTTTATTAGCGAAAGAGAATCCAACGGATACACACATGATACAATTCCTGAAGAACAAGATTTTTTAGGAAAAGAGTATGACTTTAGAAATCGTAAAGCAGAAGACACTTCCGTTCCTCCCATCTACACTCCGTCAGGTGATGGTTTGATTCCAGCACCTATTGATATCCAACCTGTAACTCCCAAAGAAGATACAAAGGCCGGATCTGATTCAGATTCTGATTCAGAACTTCGGATGCAAAAAATGTTGGAACGAGTGTCTGACTTAGAGAAAAAAGTGAAGGTCAAAAACGAAGAGAAAAATTTGGAAACTTTGAAATTACCCAAACCTCCCGAATCTAGTGAAGGTCTTGGAAAACCTAGAAGTTTAGACCGAATTCCAAAAAACTTACGATGAAGGAATTCTTTTTGTTTCGTAAGTTTCTTTTGCTAACTTGTATCGTTTTTTGTTTTTCGTTCTTAAACATTTCTCCTGGGTTTTACGCTCAAACAACAGAATTGTTTTTGCCGTTTCCAGAAACTTGGACAAACGAAGGAAGTAATGAATCAACGGAAAAGAATACAAAGAGTCCAGAAAACACTGCTTCGATGGTAAACTCTGGTCCCAACACTCAGTCAAAATCCCAAAACACTCTTCCCGGTCAAAATAGTCAATCAGAGCCAGGTTCATCCAAAGTTGCAACTCAAGAGAGTCAAACAGCGGTTACAACCAATGCAAAACCTCAGGATAAAAAGAAAAAAAAGAAGGAAGTGATTGATCCGTCTGGGGCTTCATTTCAAAAAGGGAAGGCGTATTTGGCAAGAGGCCAAAAGAAATCCGCCGAATCAGAGTTTGCCGATTCTTATGGAAAAGAAGGAGAGGCCGCAAAATTATCTCGAGTTGAGAATACGAATTTATATGGTTTAGATGGGAAAGATAAAGATTCCGCAGGACTTGTTGAAAAACAAGAAGATGCTGATCTCAAAATCAAAACACAATTTGAGTTAGCACGTTCTTTGGATCGAATTGGAAATCCGGATTCGGAAGAAAAAGCTTACAAAGAATATTTAAAACTGATCACAGAGTTTCCGAAACACCCAGAGCTCACAC comes from Leptospira mtsangambouensis and encodes:
- a CDS encoding LIC_11485 family protein, with amino-acid sequence MDIKNINIPKVNVDTQKMMGAVDGLVDKIPSQVQDLLKKIAISLFVFFLIMAIYVGWTNGWENAKPQGMQLAQDTRSLFLLEIERDYNRKRKDVRMSDPEDLKYESNRRMQFDFISERESNGYTHDTIPEEQDFLGKEYDFRNRKAEDTSVPPIYTPSGDGLIPAPIDIQPVTPKEDTKAGSDSDSDSELRMQKMLERVSDLEKKVKVKNEEKNLETLKLPKPPESSEGLGKPRSLDRIPKNLR
- a CDS encoding tetratricopeptide repeat protein, encoding MFRKFLLLTCIVFCFSFLNISPGFYAQTTELFLPFPETWTNEGSNESTEKNTKSPENTASMVNSGPNTQSKSQNTLPGQNSQSEPGSSKVATQESQTAVTTNAKPQDKKKKKKEVIDPSGASFQKGKAYLARGQKKSAESEFADSYGKEGEAAKLSRVENTNLYGLDGKDKDSAGLVEKQEDADLKIKTQFELARSLDRIGNPDSEEKAYKEYLKLITEFPKHPELTPRSHYAVAILLIRKKEFRPAAHQLASIIKNFKESAEYLPAHYYLGKIYESSWDERDLERSLKYYQLYMNGVEGKTPVPGYDFKKETRERLRVLGSSI